The following proteins come from a genomic window of Sorghum bicolor cultivar BTx623 chromosome 3, Sorghum_bicolor_NCBIv3, whole genome shotgun sequence:
- the LOC8056105 gene encoding uncharacterized protein LOC8056105 translates to MSPPAMLLPVCSAAPSCSPLCPVTASHVVARVPRRVDVGAALRSYADPLVAQVPDRPPLADSSILSPYTAAPDDIARAFGAPASELPPLPSADPSAGLCCTGTDQPLTAVADLAATAVVNSAPTDAAERALSDAPFPSTFPSDASEVEDSVARFIDKVGKQVFQAEDALTEAYDKLRLSAYDALGAWRKTVRDTIGGLKASVDAGKEQAAGGVTDASGALQAKVAGAGAVAVDVLRKAIVAAEDSLGSAATFVVYSYGSAKESLPPNVRDLLSSSEEKAGLVLRPIGNALQQVYVIVEGVEKNVGFDPSDPIVQLAVVLGGSVTIGTTYWLFIYGGYSGDLSPESALELLKNDGKAVLVDVRPENLREKDGVPDLRLGARSKYASVDSPEIKGPVKSMLKGGREVDDALLAAVIRNLKLVKGDSKVIVMDYNGARSKAIARLLKKLGVQRPYLVKGGFQAWSKNLRVKELKPETALTSINEDVEEILEQIKPTPTLVFGSLLGLSALSYALLEWEMTLQYIAVLSVGLTIYLRFSTYERSEDLEQDLKLLLSPVRVGADAVSWAAKKIEPNKVGLPTSPSTTAVKDRVLQAAAKHESQPADAEESSAQTAEA, encoded by the exons ATGAGCCCGCCCGCCATGCTGCTGCCCGTCTGCTCCGCCGCGCCCAGCTGCTCCCCCCTCTGCCCG GTGACGGCGTCGCACGTCGTCGCGCGGGTGCCGCGGAGGGTGGACGTCGGCGCCGCGCTAAGGTCCTACGCCGACCCGCTCGTCGCGCAGGTGCCCGACCGCCCGCCGCTCGCCGACTCCTCCATCCTCTCCCCCTACACCGCCGCGCCGGACGACATCGCGCGAGCCTTCGGCGCCCCCGCCTCCGAGCTCCCGCCGCTCCCTAGCGCTGACCCCAGCGCCGGGCTATGTTGCACGGGCACCGACCAGCCGCTCACGGCCGTCGCGGACCTGGCCGCCACCGCCGTGGTCAACTCGGCCCCCACCGATGCCGCGGAGCGGGCCCTGTCGGACGCGCCGTTCCCCAGCACGTTCCCGTCCGACGCGTCCGAGGTCGAGGACTCCGTGGCCAGGTTCATCGATAAGGTCGGCAAGCAGGTGTTCCAGGCGGAGGACGCGCTCACCGAGGCCTACGACAAGCTGAGGCTGTCGGCGTACGACGCGCTCGGTGCGTGGAGGAAGACGGTGCGCGACACGATCGGTGGGCTCAAGGCGTCGGTCGACGCCGGTAAGGAGCAGGCCGCAGGAGGGGTCACGGACGCTTCCGGCGCGTTGCAGGCGAAGGTGGCCGGAGCTGGGGCTGTGGCTGTTGATGTTCTTAGGAAAGCGATTGTTGCAGCAGAGGATTCACTGGGCAGTGCAGCCACATTCGTTGTGTATTCTTATGGGTCTGCCAAGGAGTCTCTACCACCAAATGTTAGAGATTTGTTGAGCTCGTCTGAGGAGAAAGCTGGTCTAGTTTTGAGACCAATTGGAAATGCTCTGCAACAG GTATATGTAATTGTTGAAGGTGTTGAAAAGAATGTTGGTTTCGATCCAAGCGATCCGATTGTTCAATTGGCAGTTGTGCTTGGAGGTTCAGTGACAATAGG GACAACGTACTGGCTCTTCATATACGGTGGCTATTCTGGAGACTTGTCACCTGAATCAGCGTTGGAGTTATTGAAAAATGATGGCAAAGCCGTACTTGTTGATGTTCGGCCTGAG AATTTGAGGGAAAAAGATGGTGTTCCTGATCTACGCCTTGGGGCTAGGTCTAAATATGCAAGTGTAGATTCACCTGAG ATCAAAGGCCCAGTTAAGAGTATGCTTAAAGGTGGAAGAGAGGTTGATGACGCCTTACTGGCAGCTGTCATTCGAAACTTGAAATTGGTGAAG GGTGATTCAAAGGTCATAGTTATGGATTATAATGGAGCTCGATCAAAAGCCATTGCTAGGTTACTGAAGAAGCTCGGTGTGCAG AGACCTTACCTTGTTAAAGGTGGTTTCCAAGCATGGTCAAAGAACCTTCGTGTCAAAGAACTGAAACCTGAGACTGCATTAACGTCAATAAATGAG GATGTTGAGGAAATCCTCGAACAAATAAAGCCCACCCCAACTCTTGTGTTTGGATCTCTTCTG GGCCTCTCAGCACTTTCCTATGCTTTACTTG AATGGGAGATGACTTTGCAATACATCGCTGTTCTAAGCGTAGGGCTG ACTATCTACTTGCGATTCTCTACATACGAACGTTCTGAGGACTTGGAGCAAGACCTAAA GCTGTTGCTGTCTCCAGTAAGAGTAGGCGCAGACGCCGTATCATGGGCAGCTAAGAAGATAGAGCCAAACAAGGTGGGCCTGCCGACGTCCCCCTCCACGACGGCGGTGAAAGACCGGGTTCTCCAGGCCGCAGCGAAGCACGAGTCACAGCCAGCGGACGCCGAAGAGTCGTCGGCCCAAACAGCCGAGGCATGA
- the LOC8078672 gene encoding uncharacterized protein LOC8078672, which yields MAGKSHTRKAFLLCNYILLGAASSCIFLTLSLRLLPSPCGLLLLFLHALTAVFSAAGCSGSFTAPATPAQWHNAHTAGAALTAIFQGAVALLAFTRTSDFLAELQSYVRDEDGAVILKMVGGLGTAIFVLEWAALALAFSLRLDDEDDDDLHAKNWQSYHV from the coding sequence atggcgggCAAGTCGCACACGCGCAAGGCGTTCCTCCTCTGCAACTACATCCTCCTGGGGGCCGCCTCCAGCTGCATCTTCCTCACGCTGTCGCTGCGCCTGCTGCCGTCCCCGTGCGGCCTGCTCCTGCTCTTCCTCCACGCGCTCACCGCCGTCTTCTCCGCGGCGGGTTGCTCGGGCTCCTTCACGGCGCCCGCCACGCCCGCGCAGTGGCACAACGCGCACACCGCGGGCGCCGCGCTCACCGCCATCTTCCAGGGCGCCGTCGCGCTGCTCGCCTTCACACGCACCTCAGACTTCCTCGCCGAGCTCCAGTCCTACGTCCGCGACGAGGACGGCGCCGTCATCCTCAAGATGGTCGGCGGCCTTGGCACCGCCATCTTCGTCCTCGAGTGGGCCGCGCTCGCGCTCGCCTTCTCCCTCCGCCTCGatgacgaagacgacgacgacctccacGCCAAGAACTGGCAATCGTACCATGTCTGA
- the LOC8056106 gene encoding 60S ribosomal protein L5-1 yields MGGFVKTQKTNAYFKRFQVKFKRRRAGKTDYRARIRLINQDKNKYNTPKYRFVVRFTNKDITAQIISASIAGDMVLASAYSHELPRYGLEVGLTNYAAAYCTGLLLARRVLKIRGLDQEYEGNVEATGEDFSVEPADERRPFRALLDVGLIRTTTGNRVFGALKGALDGGLDIPHSEKRFAGFKKDDKQLDADIHRKYIYGGHVADYMKNLAEEEPEKYQSHFSDYIKKGIEAEDMEGLYKKVHAAIRADPSVAKSTKQPPKEHKRYNPKKLTYEQRKASLVQRLNQLNSSGGADDDDEDDE; encoded by the exons ATG GGTGGTTTTGTGAAGACCCAGAAGACCAATGCGTACTTCAAGCGTTTCCAAGTGAAGTTCAAGAGAAGGCGCG CTGGTAAGACAGACTACAGGGCCAGGATAAGGCTCATCAACCAGGACAAAAACAAGTACAACACACCCAAATACAGATTTGTTGTGCGATTC ACCAACAAGGACATCACTGCACAAATCATCTCTGCTAGTATAGCGGGTGATATGGTTCTTGCTTCTGCCTACTCACATGAGTTGCCACGATATGGTCTTGAAGTTGGTCTGACCAACTATGCAGCTG CCTACTGCACTGGTCTTCTGTTGGCTCGCCGTGTGCTCAAGATCCGTGGTTTGGATCAGGAGTATGAGGGCAATGTTGAG GCCACTGGTGAGGACTTCTCTGTTGAGCCAGCTGATGAGAGGAGGCCTTTCCGTGCTCTGTTGGATGTTGGCCTTATCAGGACTACAACAGGGAACCGTGTCTTTGGTGCCCTCAAG GGAGCTTTGGATGGTGGCCTGGATATTCCTCACAGTGAGAAGAGGTTTGCTGGGTTTAAGAAGGATGACAAGCAGCTGGATGCTGATATTCACCGCAAGTACATCTATGGTGGCCACGTTGCTGACTACATGAAG AACCTTGCTGAGGAGGAGCCAGAGAAGTACCAGTCTCACTTCAGTGATTACATTAAGAAGGGAATTGAGGCTGAGGACATGGAAGGTCTGTACAAGAAGGTCCATGCGGCCATCCGTGCTGATCCATCTGTGGCTAAGTCAACCAAGCAGCCACCAAAGGAGCACAAGAG GTACAACCCAAAGAAGCTCACATATGAGCAGAGGAAGGCTAGCCTCGTCCAAAGGCTCAACCAACTCAACTCCTCTGGTGgtgccgatgatgatgatgaggatgacGAGTAA